A portion of the Aphelocoma coerulescens isolate FSJ_1873_10779 chromosome 1, UR_Acoe_1.0, whole genome shotgun sequence genome contains these proteins:
- the NOP2 gene encoding 28S rRNA (cytosine(4447)-C(5))-methyltransferase — translation MGRKLDPTRKEKRGPGRKARKQRGAEVELARFLPPEPETGKKKLSSHGRKRAAKRRLGAGSGPAGRRPLGGGGGGGGGGREPTVEEQVPLQKEKRAVKAAGQTARDRSGFSDGNSKCLAPAKAKKTQPKGNHVELSSDGEVEEGIWEMEEEDGSSEEMVDDYGASSSEEEELLPIEKAALKQKSDREGLSEDDSEEEEEEEEAEEASEQKMGQKEEEGPDLQLNLDIEEQFKLPTSEEIEKEAAAPPDLHVIHQRIQGNVEVLQDFAVKREEGRSRQEYLALLRRDMAAYYSYSDFLLTKLMDIFPLPELINFLEANEVPRPVTIRTNTLKTRRRDLAQALINRGVNLDPLGKWSKTGLVIYDSTVPIGATPEYLAGHYMLQGASSLLPVMALAPQENERILDMCCAPGGKTSYIAQLMKNTGMILANDSSAERLRSVVGNLHRLGVTNAVVSNCDGRQFPKVLGGFDRVLLDAPCSGTGVISKDPAVKTNKDEKDIVRCAHLQKELILSAIDSVNAASETGGYIVYCTCSVMVEENEWVVDYALKKRNVRLVATGLDFGKEGFTRFKDRRFHPSLKSTRRFYPHTHNMDGFFIAKLKKFSNAIPQAQKDEEPAAEAAAPSAVPDTITEPPPKKKKLEGSKADKEQKLPQPALKKKRSLQAQRRPLKAVRPSPRMMRPKVPTRKKKHRVKANGQ, via the exons ATGGGGCGGAAGCTCGACCCCACCAGGAAGGAGAAGCGCGGCCCCGGGCGCAAGGCCCGCAAGCAGCGCGGGGCCGAGGTGGAGCTGGCCCGCTTCCTGCCGCCAG AGCCGGAGACCGGCAAGAAGAAGCTCTCCAGTCACGGGAGAAAGAG GGCTGCGAAGAGGCGACTGGGAGCGGGCAGCGGCCCGGCGGGGAGGAGGCCGctcggaggaggaggaggaggaggaggaggagggcgggAGCCGACAG TTGAAGAGCAGGTGCCCCTACAGAAGGAGAAACGTGCTGTAAAGGCAGCAGGACAAACTGCCCGTGACCGGTCTGGCTTCAGTGATGGCAATTCCAAGTGTCTGGCTCCAGCCAAAGCCAAGAAAACCCAGCCTAAAGGAAACCACGTGGAATTATCCAGTGATGGTGAGGTGGAAGAGGGCATCTGGGAGATGGAGGAGGAAGATGGGAGCAGCGAGGAGATGGTGGATGATTATGGTGCCTCGTCTTCAGAGGAAGAAGAG CTGCTGCCTATTGAAAAAGCTGCCCTGAAGCAGAAGTCTGACAG GGAAGGCCTCAGTGAAGATGACAgcgaagaggaagaggaggaagaggaagcagaGGAGGCAAGCgagcagaaaatgggacagaaggaagaagaaggCCCAGATCTGCAGCTCAACCTGGATATAGAGGAACAATTTAAACTGCCAACTAGTGAAGAGATTGAGAAGGAGG CTGCTGCGCCCCCTGACCTGCACGTCATTCACCAGCGCATCCAGGGCAACGTGGAGGTGCTGCAGGACTTTGCGGTGAAGCGGGAGGAGGGGCGCTCGCGGCAGGAATACCTCGCGCTGCTGCGCCGCGACATGGCCGCCTACTACTCCTACAGCGACTTCCTGCTCACCAAGCTCATGGACATCTTCCCGCTCCCTGAG CTGATAAACTTCCTGGAGGCTAACGAGGTTCCCCGCCCTGTCACCATTCGCACCAACACACTGAAGACGCGGCGGCGagacctggcacag GCTCTAATCAACCGTGGTGTGAATCTTGACCCCTTGGGGAAGTGGTCAAAAACGGGACTTGTTATTTATGACTCCACTGTGCCCATCG GTGCCACTCCAGAGTATCTGGCTGGACACTACATGCTGCAAGGAGCCTCCAGTCTTCTCCCCGTCATGGCACTGGCCCCACAGGAGAATGAGCGCATCCTGGATatgtgctgtgccccaggaggcAAGACCAGCTACATAG CTCAGCTTATGAAGAACACAGGGATGATCCTGGCCAACGACAGCAGTGCCGAGCGGCTACGCAGCGTGGTAGGGAATTTGCACCGGCTGGGAGTCACCAATGCTGTCGTGAGTAACTGCGATGGACGCCAGTTCCCCAAG GTGCTTGGAGGGTTCGACCGTGTCTTGCTTGATGCTCCTTGTAGCGGAACAGGCGTCATTTCCAAGGATCCTGCTGTCAAAACCAACAAG gaTGAGAAGGATATCGTGCGCTGTGCCCACCTGCAGAAGGAGCTGATTCTTAGCGCCATAGATTCAGTCAATGCTGCCTCAGAGACAGGGGGCTACATTGTCTACTGCACTTGCTCTGTCATG GTGGAGGAGAATGAGTGGGTTGTGGATTATGCCCTGAAGAAACGCAACGTCCGTTTGGTGGCCACAGGCCTGGACTTCGGCAAGGAAGGCTTCACCAG GTTCAAGGACCGTCGCTTCCACCCGTCCCTCAAGTCCACGCGGCGTTTCTACCCCCACACGCACAATATGGATGGGTTCTTCATTGCCAAGCTCAAGAAATTCTCCAATGCCATCCCACAGGCACAGAAAG ATGAAGAGCCTGCTGCGGAAGCGGCAGCTCCGTCTGCTGTTCCCGATACCATCACGGAGCCTCcgccaaaaaagaagaaacttgAGGGATCAAAAGCTGACAAAGAGCAGAAGCTGCCACAACCTGCTTTGAAGAAGAAACGTTCATTGCAGGCACAGAGGAGACCCTTGAAGGCTGTCCGGCCTTCTCCCAGAATGATGCGGCCTAAAGTCCCTACCAGGAAGAAGAAGCATAGAGTGAAAGCGAATGGACAGTGA